A genomic segment from Rhodospirillum centenum SW encodes:
- a CDS encoding peroxiredoxin, with the protein MLTVGDKFPAFDLKAVVSTDPKTAFTQINNETYKGKWLVVFFWPKDFTFVCPTEIAAFGKLSGEFADRDAQVLGASTDSEFVHLAWRQHHADLKDLPIPMLADIKRELSGELGILHKLEGVALRATYIVDPEGVIRFASVHDLSVGRNVNEVLRTLDALQTDELCPCNWQKGDEVLKAA; encoded by the coding sequence ATGCTGACCGTTGGTGACAAGTTCCCCGCCTTCGACCTGAAGGCCGTCGTGTCCACCGACCCGAAGACCGCCTTCACCCAGATCAACAACGAGACCTACAAGGGCAAGTGGCTGGTGGTCTTCTTCTGGCCGAAGGACTTCACCTTCGTGTGCCCGACCGAGATCGCTGCCTTCGGCAAGCTGAGCGGCGAGTTCGCCGACCGCGACGCCCAGGTCCTCGGCGCCTCCACGGACAGCGAGTTCGTGCATCTGGCGTGGCGCCAGCACCACGCCGACCTGAAGGATCTGCCGATCCCGATGCTCGCCGACATCAAGCGCGAGCTTTCCGGTGAACTTGGCATCCTGCACAAGCTTGAAGGCGTCGCTTTGCGCGCTACGTATATTGTGGACCCGGAAGGCGTGATCCGCTTCGCCTCGGTCCACGACCTCTCGGTCGGCCGGAACGTCAACGAGGTTCTCCGTACTCTTGACGCTCTTCAGACCGATGAGCTTTGCCCCTGCAACTGGCAGAAGGGCGACGAGGTTCTCAAGGCGGCCTGA
- a CDS encoding carboxymuconolactone decarboxylase family protein, whose product MSIEALKARLPDYAKDLRLNLGSVLTTSSLKPGQVWGAAIAAAYAARNDDVTRAIVAEAAQHLDAAGLTAAKAAGAIMGMNNVYYRTVHLSGNADFKKIPARLRMNVIGNPGVEKVDFELWSLAASAVNGCGMCIEAHEREVMHKGMSTENIQDAVRIAAVIHAVATVLDAEAALSGQDGSTAVAA is encoded by the coding sequence ATGTCGATCGAAGCGCTGAAGGCGCGCCTGCCCGATTACGCCAAGGACCTCCGGCTGAATCTCGGTTCCGTGCTGACGACCTCGTCGCTGAAGCCGGGGCAGGTCTGGGGTGCTGCCATCGCCGCCGCCTATGCCGCGCGCAACGACGACGTGACCCGGGCCATCGTGGCCGAGGCCGCGCAGCACCTGGACGCCGCCGGTCTGACCGCCGCCAAGGCCGCCGGCGCCATCATGGGCATGAACAACGTCTATTACCGCACCGTCCACCTGTCCGGTAACGCCGACTTCAAGAAGATCCCGGCGCGGCTGCGCATGAACGTGATCGGCAACCCGGGCGTGGAAAAGGTGGATTTCGAGCTGTGGTCGCTCGCCGCCAGCGCCGTCAACGGCTGCGGCATGTGCATCGAGGCGCATGAGCGCGAGGTGATGCACAAGGGCATGTCCACGGAGAACATCCAGGATGCGGTCCGCATCGCCGCGGTGATCCACGCCGTGGCCACGGTGCTCGACGCCGAGGCGGCGCTGTCCGGTCAGGACGGCTCCACCGCCGTAGCGGCCTGA
- a CDS encoding LysE/ArgO family amino acid transporter: MLAEIGVFLRGIILGIAIAAPVGPIGLLCIRRTLERGIAVGIATGMGAAIADALFSAIAAFGVNAILELVIGHEGELRVFGGLFLLGVALHSFLREPRPPAQEPEARNLLGATGSGLALTMGNPVTILGITALVVGFSGGLETYQAVTLVAGIFVGSGIWWFILCGGVTLVRHRITRRSVLWINRGTGIMLGALGVWALGGVGWNWLVG, from the coding sequence TTGCTTGCAGAGATCGGTGTCTTCCTCCGGGGCATCATACTCGGCATCGCCATCGCCGCCCCGGTCGGCCCCATCGGACTGCTCTGCATCCGGCGGACGCTGGAACGCGGCATCGCCGTCGGTATCGCCACGGGCATGGGGGCTGCCATCGCGGACGCCCTGTTCAGCGCCATCGCCGCCTTCGGCGTCAACGCCATCCTGGAGCTGGTGATCGGGCACGAGGGCGAGCTGCGGGTGTTCGGCGGGCTGTTCCTGCTGGGGGTGGCATTGCACAGCTTCCTGCGTGAGCCGCGCCCCCCGGCGCAGGAGCCGGAGGCGCGGAATCTGCTGGGGGCGACGGGCAGCGGTCTGGCCCTGACCATGGGCAATCCCGTCACCATCCTGGGCATCACGGCCCTGGTCGTGGGATTCAGCGGCGGGCTGGAGACCTATCAGGCGGTCACGCTGGTGGCCGGCATCTTCGTCGGATCGGGCATCTGGTGGTTCATCCTGTGCGGGGGCGTCACTCTGGTGCGCCACCGCATCACCCGCCGTTCGGTGCTCTGGATCAACCGGGGAACCGGGATCATGCTGGGCGCCCTGGGCGTCTGGGCCCTGGGCGGGGTCGGCTGGAACTGGCTGGTCGGCTGA
- a CDS encoding Lrp/AsnC family transcriptional regulator, producing MDAPSSPPGHSVAGSRPLDATGWRILQELQRDARLPFAELGRRVGLTAPAVAERVRRMELAGLIQGYRAEVNRAALGAALTAFVRIRAFPGRDGAIESFAATRGEVLECHEVTGEDSYLLKIAAGSVRQLDRVVTDLAPFGTTHSLLVLSTKVAGKPVSGG from the coding sequence ATGGACGCTCCGTCATCCCCACCCGGACACTCTGTCGCCGGCTCCCGCCCTCTGGACGCCACGGGATGGCGAATCCTGCAGGAGCTGCAACGGGATGCCCGTCTGCCCTTCGCCGAACTGGGCCGCCGCGTCGGGCTGACCGCACCGGCCGTCGCGGAACGGGTACGACGGATGGAACTGGCCGGGCTGATACAGGGCTACCGGGCGGAGGTCAACCGCGCCGCCCTGGGGGCTGCCCTGACGGCCTTCGTCCGCATCCGGGCCTTTCCCGGGCGTGACGGCGCGATCGAGTCGTTCGCCGCGACCCGCGGCGAGGTGCTGGAATGCCATGAGGTGACGGGAGAGGACAGCTACCTGCTGAAGATCGCAGCCGGCAGCGTCCGCCAGCTCGACCGCGTGGTGACCGACCTCGCGCCCTTCGGCACGACCCATTCCCTGCTGGTGCTCAGCACCAAGGTGGCCGGCAAGCCTGTGTCCGGCGGCTGA
- the proB gene encoding glutamate 5-kinase codes for MSAPAESPAVSTDAPLAGARRLIVKIGSALLVDDHNIRRDWLDSVADDIAVLRARGVEVVVVTSGAIAVGREHLGLVGRPLRLEEKQAAAATGQIRLAAVYQETLARHGITVAQVLLTLDDTEMRRRHLNGRATIEALLKLGAVPVINENDTVATAEIRFGDNDRLAARVAQMISADTLVLLSDIDGLYTADPRKDPDARHIPVVTEVTPEITAMAGEPPPGYSSGGMVTKIAAARIAMAAGCRMAIAKGKRLNPLAALLEPPAAGGAPATWFLPQAEPLTARKRWIAGALKPHGRLTVDAGAVAALARGGSLLPAGVRAVEGEFERGDLVQVLGPDGREVGRGLSAYSAEDARRLAGRRSAEIEALLGYRGRDEVIHRDDLVVG; via the coding sequence ATGTCCGCTCCCGCCGAGTCTCCCGCCGTCTCCACCGACGCTCCCCTGGCCGGGGCGCGGCGGCTGATCGTCAAGATCGGCTCGGCCCTGCTGGTGGACGACCACAATATCCGCCGCGACTGGCTGGACAGCGTGGCCGACGACATCGCCGTCCTGCGCGCCCGCGGGGTGGAGGTGGTGGTCGTCACCTCCGGCGCCATCGCCGTGGGCCGGGAGCATCTCGGCCTGGTCGGCCGTCCGCTGCGGCTGGAGGAGAAGCAGGCGGCCGCCGCCACGGGGCAGATCCGCCTTGCCGCCGTCTACCAGGAGACGCTGGCGCGCCACGGCATCACCGTGGCGCAGGTGCTGCTGACACTCGATGACACGGAGATGCGGCGGCGCCACCTGAACGGCCGCGCCACCATCGAGGCGCTGCTGAAGCTCGGCGCCGTCCCCGTCATCAACGAGAACGACACGGTCGCCACGGCGGAGATCCGCTTCGGCGACAACGACCGGCTGGCCGCCCGCGTGGCCCAGATGATCAGCGCCGACACGCTGGTGCTGCTGTCCGACATCGACGGGCTCTACACCGCCGACCCGCGCAAGGACCCCGACGCCCGCCACATCCCGGTGGTGACAGAGGTGACGCCGGAGATCACCGCCATGGCCGGTGAACCGCCGCCGGGCTACAGCTCGGGCGGCATGGTGACGAAGATCGCGGCGGCCCGGATCGCCATGGCGGCCGGCTGCCGCATGGCCATCGCCAAGGGCAAGCGCCTGAACCCGCTGGCCGCCCTGCTGGAACCGCCCGCTGCGGGCGGGGCGCCGGCCACCTGGTTCCTGCCGCAGGCGGAGCCGCTGACGGCGCGCAAACGCTGGATCGCCGGGGCGCTGAAGCCGCATGGCCGGCTCACCGTGGATGCCGGTGCGGTGGCGGCGCTGGCCCGCGGCGGCAGCCTGCTGCCGGCCGGCGTGCGGGCGGTGGAGGGGGAGTTCGAGCGCGGCGATCTGGTCCAGGTGCTGGGACCGGACGGGCGCGAGGTCGGGCGCGGCCTGTCCGCCTATTCGGCCGAGGATGCCCGCCGGCTGGCCGGGCGCCGCTCGGCAGAGATCGAGGCGCTGCTCGGCTACCGTGGCCGGGACGAGGTGATCCACCGCGACGATCTGGTGGTCGGCTGA